A genomic region of Rhipicephalus sanguineus isolate Rsan-2018 chromosome 3, BIME_Rsan_1.4, whole genome shotgun sequence contains the following coding sequences:
- the LOC119387768 gene encoding M-phase-specific PLK1-interacting protein, whose translation MQNESSPRDKRPLFAQGVIYPSPPASPYRSPNGGQQQQQPSYAPNFSSPSQTHSGSPYSSPRFSTPIYGHHPRQPKYPRESYGSPRSPWQHQGYHGYPPRQRFSSNRLSSGSRGSSWSGSPFQSPRDGASSGSKSYVKPSMVEDPWAELQDMLQVKKGQPGNASANTTTEESPAKTAFDVNAPQSDNREQCTADTGSKHLAEEPELTADEKQCS comes from the exons ATGCAGAACGAAAGCTCTCCGCGCGATAAGCGGCCTTTGTTCGCGCAAGGCGTCATATATCCGTCGCCACCAGCGTCGCCGTACCGGAGCCCGAATGgcgggcagcagcagcagcaaccgtCCTACGCGCCGAACTTCTCTTCACCAAGTCAGACCCACTCAGGTTCTCCATATTCCTCACCTAGGTTCAGCACTCCCATTTATGGCCACCACCCCAGACAGCCAAAGTACCCGAGAGAAAGCTACGGTTCGCCACGATCGCCGTGGCAAcatcaaggttaccacggttatCCACCACGCCAACGTTTTTCTTCTAATCGGCTG TCTTCGGGCTCTCGAGGATCCAGTTGGTCCGGATCGCCGTTCCAGTCGCCCCGTGACGGAGCCAGCAGTGGTTCCAAGAGCTATGTCAAGCCATCCATGGTCGAAGACCCGTGGGCAGAGCTGCAAGACATGCTTCAGGTCAAGAAAGGTCAACCGGGCAATGCTTCCGCAAACACGACCACGGAAGAGTCACCTGCAAAGACTGCGTTCGACGTCAATGCACCACAGTCTGACAACAGGGAGCAGTGTACGGCTGACACTGGCAGTAAACACTTGGCCGAAGAACCTGAGCTAACTGCAGACGAAAAACAGTGCTCTTAG
- the LOC119387763 gene encoding uncharacterized protein LOC119387763 translates to MEDFERFRQPWEPNEHWAMRREFIRRHWSRFPENRLLCLAQTFVNMELLGCAYPARVAELVRELAKDVPRSERAKAPAVAPVAFVKASEPSSEEASSKATAKSYTAVPVRQQFVGGFANRAGLGCQPREPASSDDSVDPSSAVPTRQQFVGGFANRAGLGFETCKRSADGSDRLDSASVAKVKRRKTGKRSVERSLTPTEEPPPPVDCKDSTRLPKFQAVAKMIRDNVIDGPNTLDKLQQVFSKCGLTLDVQFEQKQEAVIMFECVVCSDGETLGRATASKKKESKRLAFQEIWDSFSRVVEVPKPPPRVPAPSRKLVQKPGNRRNAIKPPAYPVGGCIQQKLADDDRELDLETLVVVQPMNPPCDAMSTLIRTAHTNRLRGRFDVESTDSGYTCTFVLGHCEIRNGAGETTQEAKLKAASASLAYLQSVAPTLLLKRRVDGCGPELTKNTFGVSDESNGPEQITSENIGHKLLKMMGWSGGGIGKEGLGIVEPVMLKETCGRNGLGFGSPGRMDCNFKTKVHQVLKEFAETVVMQDLVFSPEFDNEERKFMHSVARTYGLKSVSVEGPSGRFLTVRHKLSVRQLVDMIIASGPTEKYDVILPGQQDSDEES, encoded by the coding sequence ATGGAGGACTTCGAACGGTTTCGGCAGCCGTGGGAGCCGAACGAGCATTGGGCCATGCGTCGTGAGTTCATCCGGCGGCACTGGAGCAGATTTCCAGAGAACCGACTACTCTGTTTGGCTCAGACGTTCGTGAACATGGAACTGCTCGGATGTGCCTACCCGGCCCGTGTAGCAGAACTTGTGCGCGAGTTGGCGAAAGATGTGCCCAGATCGGAGCGCGCCAAGGCTCCCGCAGTTGCGCCCGTCGCTTTCGTGAAAGCCAGCGAACCGTCGTCGGAAGAGGCTTCATCGAAAGCTACTGCAAAATCGTACACAGCTGTTCCAGTCAGGCAGCAGTTTGTGGGCGGGTTTGCGAACAGAGCTGGCCTCGGATGCCAACCACGCGAACCGGCTAGCAGCGACGATTCCGTCGATCCAAGTAGCGCTGTGCCTACGAGGCAACAGTTTGTCGGCGGCTTTGCGAACAGGGCTGGGCTTGGGTTCGAGACGTGTAAGCGGTCGGCAGACGGTAGCGATCGTCTCGACTCTGCGAGCGTCGCGAAGGTTAAACGCAGGAAAACCGGCAAGCGGTCGGTGGAGCGTTCCCTTACGCCTACCGAAGAGCCTCCGCCTCCAGTCGATTGCAAAGATTCCACGAGGCTCCCGAAATTTCAGGCCGTCGCGAAGATGATCAGAGACAACGTTATCGACGGGCCCAACACGCTGGACAAGTTGCAGCAGGTATTCTCCAAGTGCGGCCTCACCCTGGACGTACAGTTCGAGCAGAAACAGGAAGCAGTAATCATGTTTGAGTGTGTCGTGTGCTCGGACGGCGAAACACTGGGAAGGGCAACAGCCTCGAAGAAAAAGGAGTCGAAGCGGCTCGCTTTTCAGGAAATCTGGGACAGTTTTTCCCGCGTTGTGGAGGTCCCTAAACCGCCCCCACGCGTGCCAGCACCGTCTCGCAAGTTAGTACAGAAACCTGGCAACCGCCGTAACGCCATAAAACCACCAGCTTACCCAGTGGGAGGGTGCATTCAGCAGAAATTGGCAGACGACGATCGCGAGCTAGATTTAGAAACACTGGTTGTTGTTCAACCCATGAATCCTCCCTGCGATGCTATGTCAACCTTGATCAGGACGGCACACACAAACAGGCTCAGAGGCAGATTTGATGTTGAATCTACGGATTCTGGATACACGTGCACGTTTGTGCTCGGGCACTGCGAAATCAGGAACGGTGCAGGCGAGACGACTCAGGAGGCGAAGCTCAAAGCAGCGTCTGCATCCCTAGCATACCTTCAGAGCGTTGCTCCTACGCTGCTATTGAAGCGGCGCGTAGATGGCTGTGGTCCCGAGCTGACGAAGAACACCTTCGGTGTCTCCGACGAGAGCAATGGCCCGGAACAAATAACCTCGGAAAACATTGGACACAAGCTGCTCAAGATGATGGGTTGGAGTGGCGGTGGGATAGGAAAGGAAGGGCTCGGCATAGTGGAGCCCGTTATGCTTAAGGAAACGTGTGGCCGAAATGGCCTGGGATTCGGCAGCCCTGGCCGCATGGATTGCAACTTCAAGACGAAAGTTCATCAGGTGCTCAAGGAGTTTGCGGAAACGGTGGTGATGCAGGACCTTGTGTTTTCTCCAGAGTTTGACAACGAGGAAAGAAAGTTCATGCATTCGGTGGCACGCACGTACGGCCTTAAAAGTGTTAGTGTGGAAGGACCGTCGGGCAGGTTTCTCACGGTGCGCCACAAGCTGTCTGTGCGGCAACTTGTGGATATGATCATTGCTTCTGGACCGACTGAAAAGTACGACGTCATCTTGCCTGGACAACAAGATTCCGACGAAGAGAGTTGA
- the LOC119387769 gene encoding uncharacterized protein LOC119387769 isoform X2, with product MELNALTIIHCLPSNAALFSLSNETECFSLKPSVTISRCCFSGSWTRWCRQVGCGHSCPSCASRSYFGGHYKASPVAFRGKAIAGTDAADMPFVISNIASSDRRRRVVYAVAWLRLDWTQLGAVGCCRTQLAAEIEVYGP from the exons ATGGAGTTGAATGCGCTGACGATCATTCACTGCTTGCCCTCGAATGCTGCATTGTTTTCACtctccaacgagactgaatgctTTAGTCTAAAGCCGTCGGTCACTATTTCTAG GTGTTGCTTCTCTGGCTCGTGGACAAGGTGGTGCCGACAAGTGGGTTGCGGACACAGCTGTCCTAGCTGTGCATCTCGTAGCTACTTCGGAGGCCATTATAAAGCATCGCCTGTGGCCTTCCGTGGGAAAG CCATTGCGGGTACTGATGCTGCCGACATGCCCTTTGTGATTTCTAACATCGCAAGTAGCGACAGAAGGCGAAGAGTTGTATATGCCGTGGCCTGGCTGAGGCTGGACTGGACACAACTGGGCGCAGTTGGATGCTGTCGGACACAGCTGGCGGCCGAGATCGAGGTCTACGGACCTTAA
- the LOC119387769 gene encoding uncharacterized protein LOC119387769 isoform X1 — protein sequence MLSAASPSQEAALCATSWRQLLADVCTFCSILIVTFQQNLLRMLPNTRKRCCFSGSWTRWCRQVGCGHSCPSCASRSYFGGHYKASPVAFRGKAIAGTDAADMPFVISNIASSDRRRRVVYAVAWLRLDWTQLGAVGCCRTQLAAEIEVYGP from the exons ATGCTCTCTGCTGCTTCACCGAGCCAGGAAGCGGCGCTGTGCGCTACATCTTGGAGGCAGCTGCTCGCCGACGTGTGCACCTTTTGCTCCATTCTCATTGTCACCTTCCAACAAAACTTACTGAGAATGCTGCCAAACACACGAAAAAG GTGTTGCTTCTCTGGCTCGTGGACAAGGTGGTGCCGACAAGTGGGTTGCGGACACAGCTGTCCTAGCTGTGCATCTCGTAGCTACTTCGGAGGCCATTATAAAGCATCGCCTGTGGCCTTCCGTGGGAAAG CCATTGCGGGTACTGATGCTGCCGACATGCCCTTTGTGATTTCTAACATCGCAAGTAGCGACAGAAGGCGAAGAGTTGTATATGCCGTGGCCTGGCTGAGGCTGGACTGGACACAACTGGGCGCAGTTGGATGCTGTCGGACACAGCTGGCGGCCGAGATCGAGGTCTACGGACCTTAA